From a region of the Arachis ipaensis cultivar K30076 chromosome B09, Araip1.1, whole genome shotgun sequence genome:
- the LOC110266288 gene encoding flavin mononucleotide hydrolase 1, chloroplatic-like isoform X1, translated as MEKNEIEAALETSRKSLAANVLSSASQMSDPSKSFPEREEVMELARKVFKDGRDVDLEGLKTCMTSGYSYIEGIEHLLLSLKRNNYEMHAFTNYPIW; from the exons ATGGAAAAGAATGAAATTGAGGCTGCTCTTGAAACAAGCAGGAAGTCTTTAGCGGCTAATGTCCTTTCCAGTGCTTCTCAG ATGTCAGATCCTTCCAAAAGTTTTCCAGAAAGGGAAGAAGTC ATGGAGCTAGCGAGAAAAGTTTTTAAGGACGGAAGGGATGTTGATTTAGAAG GCCTTAAAACTTGCATGACAAGTGGATATTCATACATTGAAGGAATTGAACATTTGCTTCTTTCCTTAAAGCGAAACAACTATGAGATGCATGCTTTTACAAACTACCCCATATGGTAA
- the LOC110266288 gene encoding uncharacterized protein LOC110266288 isoform X2, whose protein sequence is MEKNEIEAALETSRKSLAANVLSSASQMSDPSKSFPEREEVMELARKVFKDGRDVDLEDQVISDQFQIVDILVSCVFPSQALKLA, encoded by the exons ATGGAAAAGAATGAAATTGAGGCTGCTCTTGAAACAAGCAGGAAGTCTTTAGCGGCTAATGTCCTTTCCAGTGCTTCTCAG ATGTCAGATCCTTCCAAAAGTTTTCCAGAAAGGGAAGAAGTC ATGGAGCTAGCGAGAAAAGTTTTTAAGGACGGAAGGGATGTTGATTTAGAAG ATCAAGTCATTTCAGATCAATTCCAGATTGTCGATATTTTAGTTTCATGTGTGTTTCCATCACAGGCCTTAAAACTTGCATGA
- the LOC107617961 gene encoding chorismate synthase, chloroplastic isoform X4: MESLMEEVLVVSLMGVLLASLSPSLTCKLILTEVLVYRRPGQSRITTPRKETDTCKIFSGVSEGLTTGTPIHVFVPNTDQRGHDYSEMSLAYRPSHADATYDMKYGVRSVQGGGRSSARETIGRVASGAVAKKILKDFAGTEILAYVSQVHKVVLPEDLIDNETVTLDQIESNIVRCPDPEYAEKMIAAIDAVRVRGDSVGGVVTCIVRNCPRGLGSPVFDKLEAELAKAAMSLPATKGFQFGSGFAGTFLTGSEHNDEFYIDEHGRTRTRTNRSGGIQGGISNGEIINMRIAFKPTSTIGKKQNTVTRDKKETELIARGRHDPCVVPRAVPMVEAMVALVLVDQLMAQYAQCNLFPVNSDLQEPLLPVLEPEEVIF, encoded by the exons ATGGAGAGTCTCATGGAGGAGGTGTTGGTTGTGTCATTGATGGGTGTCCTCCTCGCATCCCTCTCTCCGAGTCTGACATGCAAGTTGATCTTGACAGAAG TTCTTGTGTATAGGAGGCCAGGCCAAAGCCGAATTACAACTCCTAGAAAGGAGACTGATACGTGTAAAATATTTTCAGGAGTCTCCGAAG GACTTACTACTGGAACTCCAATCCATGTATTTGTACCTAATACTGATCAAAGAGGACAT GACTATAGTGAGATGTCATTAGCTTATAGGCCTTCCCATGCGGATGCAACCTACGACATGAAGTATGGAGTCAGATCAGTTCAG GGTGGTGGTAGATCTTCTGCAAGAGAAACCATTGGAAGGGTTGCTTCTGGTGCTGTTGCTAAAAAAATCCTTAAGGATTTTGCAGGAACTGAG ATTCTTGCATATGTGTCTCAAGTTCACAAGGTTGTTCTGCCAGAGGATTTAATTGATAATGAGACTGTGACACTTGATCAG ATCGAGAGCAACATTGTTCGATGTCCTGACCCTGAATATGCAGAGAAGATGATAGCTGCTATTGATGCTGTCCGAGTTAGGGGTGATTCTGTTGGTGGTGTTGTGACATGCATAGTGAGGAACTGTCCACGT GGGCTTGGTTCACCAGTATTTGACAAACTTGAAGCTGAACTGGCTAAAGCTGCTATGTCATTGCCTGCAACCAAGGGCTTTCAATTTGGTAGTGGGTTTGCAG GTACCTTTTTGACTGGGAGTGAACACAATGATGAGTTCTATATAGATGAACATGGAAGGACAAGGACAAGAACAAATCGTTCTGGTGGGATACAG GGTGGAATTTCCAATGGAGAAATCATAAACATGAGAATAGCTTTTAAGCCGACATCAACTATTGGT AAGAAGCAAAATACGGTGACCCGAGATAAAAAAGAAACAGAGCTGATCGCTCGTGGTCGTCATGATCCTTGTGTTGTCCCAAGAG CTGTACCCATGGTAGAGGCCATGGTAGCTTTGGTGCTTGTGGACCAGTTGATGGCGCAGTATGCGCAGTGTAATCTGTTTCCTGTAAACTCAGATTTGCAAGAGCCTTTGTTGCCCGTATTAGAGCCAGAAGAAGTAATCTTTTGA
- the LOC107617961 gene encoding chorismate synthase, chloroplastic isoform X2: MASSSTSLSSKPFLRGSNSLNCNIRSLSSAYLQVSLRSRIPKNLQIRAAGSTYGNHFRVTTYGESHGGGVGCVIDGCPPRIPLSESDMQVDLDRRRPGQSRITTPRKETDTCKIFSGVSEGLTTGTPIHVFVPNTDQRGHDYSEMSLAYRPSHADATYDMKYGVRSVQGGGRSSARETIGRVASGAVAKKILKDFAGTEILAYVSQVHKVVLPEDLIDNETVTLDQIESNIVRCPDPEYAEKMIAAIDAVRVRGDSVGGVVTCIVRNCPRGLGSPVFDKLEAELAKAAMSLPATKGFQFGSGFAGTFLTGSEHNDEFYIDEHGRTRTRTNRSGGIQGGISNGEIINMRIAFKPTSTIGKKQNTVTRDKKETELIARGRHDPCVVPRAVPMVEAMVALVLVDQLMAQYAQCNLFPVNSDLQEPLLPVLEPEEVIF; this comes from the exons ATggcttcttcttctacctctctcTCTTCGAAGCCGTTCCTCCGCGGTTCCAACTCTCTTAATTGCAACATCCGATCCCTCTCCTCCGCCTACCTTCAAGTCTCCCTCCGTTCTCGCATTCCCAAAAACCTCC AGATACGGGCAGCCGGGAGTACCTATGGAAATCACTTCCGGGTGACAACATATGGAGAGTCTCATGGAGGAGGTGTTGGTTGTGTCATTGATGGGTGTCCTCCTCGCATCCCTCTCTCCGAGTCTGACATGCAAGTTGATCTTGACAGAAG GAGGCCAGGCCAAAGCCGAATTACAACTCCTAGAAAGGAGACTGATACGTGTAAAATATTTTCAGGAGTCTCCGAAG GACTTACTACTGGAACTCCAATCCATGTATTTGTACCTAATACTGATCAAAGAGGACAT GACTATAGTGAGATGTCATTAGCTTATAGGCCTTCCCATGCGGATGCAACCTACGACATGAAGTATGGAGTCAGATCAGTTCAG GGTGGTGGTAGATCTTCTGCAAGAGAAACCATTGGAAGGGTTGCTTCTGGTGCTGTTGCTAAAAAAATCCTTAAGGATTTTGCAGGAACTGAG ATTCTTGCATATGTGTCTCAAGTTCACAAGGTTGTTCTGCCAGAGGATTTAATTGATAATGAGACTGTGACACTTGATCAG ATCGAGAGCAACATTGTTCGATGTCCTGACCCTGAATATGCAGAGAAGATGATAGCTGCTATTGATGCTGTCCGAGTTAGGGGTGATTCTGTTGGTGGTGTTGTGACATGCATAGTGAGGAACTGTCCACGT GGGCTTGGTTCACCAGTATTTGACAAACTTGAAGCTGAACTGGCTAAAGCTGCTATGTCATTGCCTGCAACCAAGGGCTTTCAATTTGGTAGTGGGTTTGCAG GTACCTTTTTGACTGGGAGTGAACACAATGATGAGTTCTATATAGATGAACATGGAAGGACAAGGACAAGAACAAATCGTTCTGGTGGGATACAG GGTGGAATTTCCAATGGAGAAATCATAAACATGAGAATAGCTTTTAAGCCGACATCAACTATTGGT AAGAAGCAAAATACGGTGACCCGAGATAAAAAAGAAACAGAGCTGATCGCTCGTGGTCGTCATGATCCTTGTGTTGTCCCAAGAG CTGTACCCATGGTAGAGGCCATGGTAGCTTTGGTGCTTGTGGACCAGTTGATGGCGCAGTATGCGCAGTGTAATCTGTTTCCTGTAAACTCAGATTTGCAAGAGCCTTTGTTGCCCGTATTAGAGCCAGAAGAAGTAATCTTTTGA
- the LOC110266288 gene encoding flavin mononucleotide hydrolase 1, chloroplatic-like isoform X3 gives MEKNEIEAALETSRKSLAANVLSSASQMELARKVFKDGRDVDLEGLKTCMTSGYSYIEGIEHLLLSLKRNNYEMHAFTNYPIW, from the exons ATGGAAAAGAATGAAATTGAGGCTGCTCTTGAAACAAGCAGGAAGTCTTTAGCGGCTAATGTCCTTTCCAGTGCTTCTCAG ATGGAGCTAGCGAGAAAAGTTTTTAAGGACGGAAGGGATGTTGATTTAGAAG GCCTTAAAACTTGCATGACAAGTGGATATTCATACATTGAAGGAATTGAACATTTGCTTCTTTCCTTAAAGCGAAACAACTATGAGATGCATGCTTTTACAAACTACCCCATATGGTAA
- the LOC110267259 gene encoding uncharacterized protein LOC110267259 — translation MDVKNAFLNGDLKKTVYMKPPPGYPCPSDKVCLLRKALYGLKQAPREWFDKFSTTICSLVFTSSPNENALFIRKSERGVVLLLLYVDDMIITGDDVDGISALKASLHHTFEMKDLGSLRYFLGLEVISTDDGIYLSQAKYASDLLAHVGITDSRIEXTPLEPNVRFTPMDGTVLDTPTLYRQLVGGLVYLTVTRPDIAYPVHVLSQFLSAPRTTHYAVVLRILRYVKGTLFHGLHFSAHSSLTLQAYSDADWAGDPTDRRSTTGYCLFLGDALISWRAKKQTFTARSSTEAEYRALADTTAEVISVRWLLEDLGAPQSSPTDVFCDNRSAIQIAHNDVFHERTKHI, via the exons atggatgtgaagaatgcatttcttaatggggatttgaaaaagacagtctatatgaaaccacctccgggatatccttgtccttctgataaggtttgtctccttcgcaaggcactttatggacttaagcaagctcctcgtgaatggtttgacaagttcagcactaccatatgcagtcttgTTTTTACTTCTAGCCCTAATGAGAATGCGCTCTTCATTCGTAAAAgcgaacgtggagttgttcttctacttttgtatgttgatgacatgataatcactggggatgatgttgatggtatctctgctCTCAAGGCCTCACTTCACCATACCTTTGAGATGAAGGATCTTGGTTCTCTCCgctattttcttggtcttgaggtcatctccaccgatgatggcatctatctctctcaggctaagtatgcttcagatcttcttgctcacgttgggattacagatagtcgcatTGAG NNtactcctcttgagcctaatgttcgatttacccctatggatggcactgttttggatacTCCGACACTTTATCGCCAGTTAGTTGGCggtctcgtctacttgactgtcacccgaccagacattgcctatccggttcatgtcctcagccagttcttgtcagctcctcgtactactcactatgcggtagttcttcgcattcttcggtatgtcaaaggcactctatttcatggccttcatttttctgcccattcctctttgaCCCTTCAGGCATACtctgatgctgattgggctggtgatcccactgatcgtcgttctactactggttactgtttgtttcttggcgacgctctcatttcttggcgtgctaagaagcaaacgttcactgctcgctcaagcacagaagctgagtaccgtgccctcgctgacaccactgctgaggttatctcggttcgttggcttctcgaagatctgggtgctcctcagtcgtctcctactgatgttttttgtgataaccgcagtgctattcagattgcccataatgatgtgtttcatgaacgcaccaaacacatt